AATCATCATAAGAAAGTAAAAATCTGCCTTGGATATTTTTCAAAGTATCTCGCAATTTTTCATGGGCAAAGCCTTCTGTTGAGGTTACTTCATAACCGCATCCGCATGTGTATGGAGGATCACAATAGAAAAATGCATCTTCGTGGTCGTATTGTTTAATCAATCGTTCAAAGTCCCTGTTCTCAACCAAAACTTTATCAAGTCTTTTGTGAATTGCGTCGATTTTGTATAAAATATTTGTTTGGCTTTTGCTTGCGCCACCAGATGATTTTTTAACAGTGCCGAATGTTTCGCCTCTGCCACCAAAAGAACGAGTGATTAAAAACAAGAATTGCACTGCTTTTTGGATATCTGTGATAGGAGTTGCATTTAAGAATTCTACAAACATTTCTCTTGAGCCAAGCAGATATTTGAGTTCTTCTTTAAGTGCTTCAGGATGGTATTTTACAATCCTGAAAAGGTTTACAAGCCTGCCAT
This genomic stretch from Candidatus Gastranaerophilales bacterium harbors:
- a CDS encoding DNA adenine methylase yields the protein MTIDTKHLLNWVGGKRLLRKTIAPLIPIDIKSYIEPFGGGGWVLFYKPRWADLEIYNDLDGRLVNLFRIVKYHPEALKEELKYLLGSREMFVEFLNATPITDIQKAVQFLFLITRSFGGRGETFGTVKKSSGGASKSQTNILYKIDAIHKRLDKVLVENRDFERLIKQYDHEDAFFYCDPPYTCGCGYEVTSTEGFAHEKLRDTLKNIQGRFLLSYDDSPKVRELYKDFEMIAVERLNGINNKTGDRKNKMFKELLIANYPIQDLHKNAG